In a single window of the Leptidea sinapis chromosome 47, ilLepSina1.1, whole genome shotgun sequence genome:
- the LOC126978224 gene encoding charged multivesicular body protein 2a, which produces MEWLFGHRMTPDEMLRKNQRALNKAMRDLDRERLKMEQQEKKIIADIKKLAKDGQMDAVKIMAKDLVRTRRYVRKFIVMKTNIQAISLKIQTLKSQNTMAQAMRDVTRAMATMNRQLNMPQIQKILQEFEKQSEIMDMKEEMMNDSIDEAMEGDDDEEESDAVVSQILDELGLQLNDQLSGLPQATGSLSISAKTPASPTAATAGAAGGAGAGGGGGAISDADAELQARLDNLRRE; this is translated from the exons ATGGAGTGGTTATTTGGTCACCGTATGACTCCTGATGAAATGCTGCGAAAGAATCAACGTGCGCTGAACAAAGCGATGCGAGATCTTGACCGAGAACGACTTAAGATGGAGCAACAGGAAAAAAAGATTATTGCTGACATCAAAAAACTTGCTAAGGATGGACAAATG GATGCAGTCAAGATCATGGCAAAGGATTTGGTTCGCACCCGGCGATATGTGCGCAAGTTTATTGTAATGAAGACCAACATCCAGGCAATTTCCCTCAAGATCCAAACACTTAAGTCACAGAACACCATGGCACAGGCCATGCGGGATGTGACGCGTGCCATGGCCACCATGAACCGCCAGCTCAACATGCCTCAGATACAGAAGATATTACAG gAGTTTGAGAAACAGTCGGAAATTATGGACATGAAAGAGGAGATGATGAACGACTCCATAGATGAGGCCATGGagggtgatgatgatgaagaggAAAG TGATGCAGTAGTGTCGCAGATACTAGACGAGCTTGGACTACAGCTGAACGACCAACTGTCCGGACTGCCCCAGGCGACCGGTTCTCTCTCAATATCAG CAAAAACACCAGCGTCCCCTACGGCGGCGACAGCAGGCGCCGCAGGTGGAGCCGGGGCCGGGGGCGGAGGGGGCGCTATCAGCGACGCTGACGCCGAGCTCCAGGCGCGACTCGACAACCTGCGGCGAGAGTGA